A single region of the Lysinibacillus sp. B2A1 genome encodes:
- a CDS encoding succinyl-diaminopimelate desuccinylase has translation MNNDLHALKLQLIEEVENNKDELIELCSKLIQIPSVNPPGDTTEITTFIEDYLNDINIPYEKYESADKMFNLVASIGNAEGKELVYCGHTDVVPVGDLAKWDFDPFSGEVKDGWMLGRGASDMKAGLAGIIFATKMLKKLKIELPGKLTLAIVPDEETGGEYGVPWLLERNLVKGDGCLIAEPSSPLNPTIGQKGSYWFELEVRGEPGHGSLSPLAGRNAIVDAIAAINEIRTLWDLEITIPEEVQSLIEVSKKYMREVEKDRLKYQEVLEKITVNIGTIEGGTKSNVIPDYCKVQIDCRLPFGVTQEEVTNILKSKLDALNIDYSIKRFGFKSVANYTPAENPVCQAIVDNISFVTGEEAYGVMQWASSDARHFRQYNIPVLQYGPAYLPSIHGYNEKVRVEDIVRCAKVYITAVIDFLHQK, from the coding sequence ATGAACAATGATTTACACGCACTCAAGTTACAACTAATTGAAGAAGTTGAAAACAATAAAGATGAGTTGATTGAATTATGTTCAAAACTAATTCAAATTCCGAGCGTTAATCCTCCTGGAGATACAACGGAAATAACAACTTTTATAGAAGATTATTTAAATGACATAAATATACCATATGAAAAATATGAATCTGCGGATAAAATGTTTAATTTAGTAGCCTCTATTGGAAATGCAGAAGGTAAAGAACTAGTCTATTGCGGTCATACAGATGTTGTTCCTGTTGGTGATCTGGCTAAGTGGGATTTTGATCCATTTTCAGGAGAAGTAAAGGACGGATGGATGCTTGGTCGTGGAGCCAGTGATATGAAAGCAGGATTGGCAGGAATTATTTTTGCAACTAAAATGCTGAAGAAATTGAAAATCGAACTACCAGGAAAACTGACTTTAGCAATTGTGCCCGATGAAGAGACAGGCGGGGAGTATGGAGTCCCATGGCTATTAGAACGGAATCTAGTAAAGGGTGATGGCTGTTTAATTGCAGAGCCTTCATCCCCATTAAATCCTACGATTGGCCAAAAAGGTTCGTATTGGTTTGAATTAGAGGTTCGCGGGGAACCGGGTCATGGAAGCCTGTCGCCATTAGCAGGAAGAAATGCTATTGTAGATGCGATTGCTGCAATAAATGAGATACGTACTTTATGGGATTTAGAGATTACTATTCCAGAGGAAGTACAGTCCCTAATTGAAGTATCTAAGAAATACATGCGAGAAGTGGAAAAAGATCGTTTGAAATATCAAGAAGTATTAGAGAAAATTACCGTAAATATTGGTACAATTGAGGGAGGTACGAAATCCAACGTTATTCCAGATTATTGTAAAGTGCAAATAGATTGCCGCTTACCATTTGGCGTTACACAAGAAGAAGTCACTAATATATTGAAAAGTAAATTAGATGCATTAAATATTGATTATTCAATAAAACGTTTTGGATTTAAAAGTGTGGCTAACTATACACCAGCTGAAAACCCTGTATGCCAAGCAATAGTAGATAATATCTCATTTGTTACTGGTGAAGAGGCGTATGGTGTGATGCAATGGGCAAGTAGTGATGCTCGTCATTTCAGACAATATAATATTCCAGTACTACAATATGGTCCAGCTTATTTGCCAAGCATCCATGGTTATAATGAGAAAGTGCGTGTAGAGGATATCGTACGTTGTGCAAAAGTGTATATTACGGCTGTCATAGATTTTTTACATCAAAAGTAA
- a CDS encoding DUF1177 domain-containing protein: protein MSLKHVIELYELMDSIYVNGEVVKDYLHNIDPSADVTVKTIKGDNGSTDFVRVLVKGKNGKSSGGNAPTLGIIGRLGGIGARPEMTGFVSDGDGALACMASAAKTIDMALKGDQLEGDVIFTTHICPTAPTLPHEPVPFMNSPVDISVMNENEVDETMDAILSIDTTKGNQICNHKGFAITPTVKEGYILKVSDDLLHVYTQSAGISPVVMPITTQDITPYGNGLFHINSILQPAVATTSPVVGVAITTEAVVAGCATGATHVTDVENVVRFVLEVAKVYGAKKCSFFDEKQFALIEILYGSMNHLQTKGNEVPAHEQ, encoded by the coding sequence ATGTCATTGAAACATGTTATTGAATTATACGAATTAATGGATAGTATCTATGTAAATGGGGAGGTTGTTAAAGATTACTTACACAATATTGACCCTTCTGCAGATGTTACTGTAAAAACGATTAAGGGTGACAATGGCTCCACTGATTTTGTAAGAGTTTTGGTTAAGGGGAAAAACGGTAAATCATCAGGTGGGAACGCCCCAACATTAGGTATTATTGGACGTTTAGGAGGAATTGGAGCACGCCCAGAAATGACAGGCTTCGTTTCTGATGGTGATGGTGCACTAGCCTGTATGGCAAGTGCAGCGAAAACAATTGATATGGCATTAAAGGGCGATCAGCTAGAGGGGGACGTTATTTTTACAACACATATTTGTCCAACAGCCCCAACGTTACCACACGAGCCAGTACCGTTTATGAACTCGCCAGTAGATATTAGTGTTATGAATGAAAATGAAGTTGATGAAACGATGGATGCTATATTATCGATTGATACAACAAAAGGGAACCAAATATGTAACCATAAGGGGTTTGCCATCACCCCAACTGTTAAAGAAGGCTATATTTTAAAGGTTAGTGATGACTTACTGCATGTGTATACTCAATCTGCAGGAATTTCTCCTGTTGTCATGCCAATTACTACGCAAGATATTACACCATATGGAAATGGTTTATTCCATATTAATAGTATTTTACAACCAGCTGTTGCCACGACAAGCCCAGTTGTAGGCGTTGCCATTACAACAGAAGCTGTGGTAGCTGGCTGTGCAACAGGTGCCACACATGTAACAGATGTAGAAAATGTTGTTCGATTTGTCTTAGAAGTAGCTAAGGTTTATGGTGCTAAAAAATGCTCATTCTTTGATGAAAAGCAATTTGCTCTTATCGAAATTTTATATGGAAGCATGAATCATTTACAAACAAAAGGAAATGAGGTACCTGCTCATGAACAATGA
- a CDS encoding peptide ABC transporter substrate-binding protein codes for MQQNRELVLKVSNLKKHFPIKSSIPFKKTTQFVKAVDGVSFELYKGETLGIVGESGCGKSTVARLINQLITPTEGIVEFNGTNLANLNTKDIRSARKSIQMVFQNPYASLDPRKTIEYLIAEPLAIHRIGDDASRKKRVIDLLETVGLSAYHAKRHPHEFSGGQRQRINIARALALNPDIVVCDEPVSALDVSVQAQVINLLKDLQKEFGLTYIFISHDLNVVNYMCDRIAVMYLGKIVEIGTYEEIYGNPQHPYTQALLSAIPKDNPFDNKERIILSGDVPSPVNPPSGCAFHKRCRFATEKCSQIQPTLDTVTATHQVSCHLYNAN; via the coding sequence ATGCAGCAGAATAGAGAGCTAGTACTGAAAGTAAGCAATTTGAAAAAGCATTTCCCTATTAAAAGTTCTATTCCTTTTAAAAAGACAACTCAATTTGTAAAAGCGGTGGATGGTGTAAGCTTTGAATTATATAAAGGTGAGACATTAGGCATTGTTGGAGAATCTGGCTGTGGTAAATCAACGGTCGCACGACTTATTAATCAATTAATTACCCCAACAGAAGGAATAGTAGAGTTTAATGGAACAAATTTAGCAAATTTAAATACAAAGGATATTCGTTCAGCTCGTAAATCTATACAAATGGTATTTCAGAATCCGTATGCTTCATTGGATCCTAGAAAAACAATTGAATATTTAATTGCTGAGCCACTTGCCATTCACCGTATTGGTGATGATGCCTCACGCAAAAAACGTGTGATTGATTTGCTAGAAACAGTTGGTTTAAGTGCTTATCATGCTAAGAGACATCCACATGAATTTTCAGGTGGACAAAGGCAGCGCATTAATATTGCTCGTGCACTTGCATTAAATCCAGATATTGTCGTTTGTGATGAGCCAGTTTCAGCATTGGATGTATCTGTACAAGCACAGGTTATTAATTTATTGAAAGATTTACAGAAGGAATTTGGGCTAACCTATATTTTCATTTCACATGATTTAAATGTTGTTAATTATATGTGTGATCGGATTGCCGTTATGTACTTAGGGAAAATAGTAGAGATTGGCACATATGAAGAGATATATGGAAATCCTCAACATCCATATACACAGGCTTTATTATCAGCTATTCCAAAGGATAATCCCTTTGATAACAAGGAGCGCATTATTTTATCTGGAGACGTTCCAAGTCCAGTTAATCCACCAAGCGGCTGTGCATTTCATAAACGTTGCCGATTTGCGACAGAAAAATGTTCACAAATTCAGCCTACTCTAGATACAGTTACTGCAACACATCAGGTCTCTTGTCATTTATATAATGCCAATTAG